The nucleotide sequence ggtttgaatgtctgcagagaaggagactccacaacctccctgggcagcctgggccagtgttcagCACCGCGGGGAgggtcctcagctgctgctggggggtgaGGGCTGCCCTCCCGTGCAGCGCCCCCTCCCTTCGCATCGCTTGCTTGTCCCCTAGGTGAGAAGTTTATTGGCATCTTCACCCCTGCACAAAAAGGGAGGCACACTGGGGCTTTCACTGGGGCTTTGGTGCAGGGACCGAGGATGTTCCTCCACCCCCAGGATGGCTACAGGGGAAcctgccccacagcagcaccgATGGGCCTGTCCCCCTGGGACAGGGGGTGAATGATGGCCTGACcatggcagagcagccccaggactggTGGCCGCTGCACGgcttgtcaccagtgtcactgCAAGAGGCCACTCATGATGCTGCACACCTGGAGCTCGGCCACGGCTTCCCCAAGCTGTGGAGGAGCATGGGGGAGAATTCCACCTGTGGGGGGATCCCACCCCTGGGGGAGCATGGGGTTGAATCCCACCTGTGGGCAAGCGTGGGGGTGAATTGCACCCACGGGGGAACTTGTGGGTGAATCCCACCCATGGGTGAATCCCACCCCTGGTGGAGCGTGGGGGTGAATCCCACCTGTGGGGGTGAATCCCACCCCTGGCAGCATGTGGGTGAATCCCACCCCTGGTGGAGCGTGGGGGTGAATCCCACCCGTGGGGGTGAATCCCACCCCTGGCAGTGTATGGGTGAATCCCACCCGTGGGGGTGAATCCCACCCCTGCAGTGTGTGGGTGAATCCCACCCGTGGGGGTGAATCCCACCCCTGCAGTGTGGGGGTGAATCCCACCCGTGGGGGTGAATCCCACCCCTGGCAGCATGTGGGTGAATCCCACCCGTGGGGGTGAATCCCACCCCTGCAGTGTGTGGGTGAATCCCACCCCTGCAGTGTGTGGGTGAATCCCACCCGTGGGGGTGAATCCCACCCCTGGCAGTGTGTGGGTGAATCCCCCGTGGGTGAGTGTGCGTGCTGACAGCCCGCACTGAAGAGCTCATTGCCCGGGCACCTGGTTCTTCCAGACCAGAACTGATGTTCTGACTTCTCGGGGGGTTCCCCGCTGTCCCTGGGCTTGCTGGAACTGTCCCCGTTGGCCGTGTGTTCCGCTCACCGCAGGGTTCGcaggcaggagctgcccagcTCCGGCTGCACAAACATCTCGGGATAGCGTTGACTGTTTATCCTCCTCCCCAGCGCTGTTGGCGGGGCTGTCTGTCATCGTGGCGTGATGTGAGAAGTGGCAGATGATGTCCTAAAATACAGAGTAAAAATATTCGGTATCCTTCTGCCTCTTCTGGACTCCTGCCAGTCCCACCTCTTCCATCTGGCAACTGGCAAATGTCTGTAGGGTTCCTTTGTTCCTCACGTTCTCCAGAAGACACCGGGGGTATGTGCAGGCTGCACTGCtgcagacactggcccaggcaaGGAAACAGGTTTCCGCCCCATCTGGTTAAGCACAGTCCTTCGGTGTCCGGCTGCCTCCTGGTTATCACTTGGCCAGGTGGCCAGAAGCTTGTTCTTGATGGTTGTCCAGTAAAATGGCACTTGAATTACAATGTGCTGCTTACTCTTCTGCCAACGCAGCCACGGACCGCGAGGGGTATAGCGAGACATTGGTGAATTCATTGGTGATAACACCAGGTatttcaggctctgcctggctcctggcaggagtttgtctctacctcggTGCATAAATGGAGAGGAGGTGGGAACATGTGAGATGTTTTCCATTATGGGTTGAGATGTTTTCCGTTATGGGTGTCAGGTCGCCCAGCTGCTCTTGACCATGGTGCCATCCGGTCTCTTCCACCTTGCGGTGCCGCCAGAGCCGGCAGTCTGTCCCACCAGGGTCTGTCCTGCCGTGTCGGTGTCTGTCCGGCCATGCTGGGGTCTGTCCCGGGTGTGCTCGTGTTCCTCCCCGTGCTCCACCCATGCAAAACACTTGCTGCTCTCTCCCGAGCTGCCGTTGCCCCGAGAGCCGCTGGTGCTGCCCGACATTGTGCTGCTCCCCCCGTTGTGCTCCGGGCTCTTTCCGTGCGGTCAGCAGTTACATCCTAAACCTCCAGCCCTGCAAATCTCCGCGCGGGGGTTCAGCGGTGATCAGCGGTGGTGCTCAGCATGGGGACCGCGGCGCCTCCACGCTCACTTCTCTCTGCTCAGGGTCAGGCTGCGTGTCTGGATATTTTGCTCACCCCTCCATTTGCAGCTGGTTTATTCACTTGGCCGGCCTGCAGAGGCAGCTCTgaactgtccctgtgtccccacgaggatggagcagactcgcATGGCATCTTTTCACTATCCCATCCCAGTGACCCGCTGCAGGCTTCATGTCCGCTTTGCAGGGGAATCCAACACGTTTCTTGACCGTGTGCTCCTTTCTAGGCAATGCCCCAGCTCTGTGTTGCACTGATGATCAATAATTGTTCGCACCGGCTGCTCTGTCCGTGCCGGCCGCTTTCTGGAGCGTGGGGGCTCTGCTCTCGTCTCACACGCGTCCTCCCTCAACAGGAACAAGGACACGACCAGGGACGAATTCATCTTCTACTCCAAGCGCCTGATGAGGCTGTTGATTGAACATGCCCTCTCCTTCCTGCCGCTGAAGGTGAGCGACCGCCCCTCGGGTACGGCCCCGTCCCCCCTGCTGGCCCCGGGACAGGCAGGGCCTGGTCCATCCGCCCCCCTTCACCTCTCCTTTCTGCAGTCGGTCACTGTGGAGACGCCGCAGGGGACAATGTACGAAGGGAAGCGGTTCCACAGGCAGAGGGTGAGATGTCGTGCTGGGCCCTTTCTCCCCACAAACACATGGCTGCCCCATCACGGGCCGGTGGCTCCCAGGGTCTCTGCCTGTGCAGACGAGCTGCTCGGTGGGGCTTGTTCCCCCTCCCGCAGCACAAGGGCAAACACCGTGAGGCcttgccagagcctgggcagctcCCCAGAGAGGCAAACGTGTCCCCGTCCCTTCCCCAGATCACAGGCGTGTCCATCCTGCGCGCAGGGGAGACCATGGAGCAGGCGCTCACGGCCGTGTGCAAGGACATCCGCCTGGGCAAGATCCTCATCCAGACCAACCTGGACACGGGGGAGCCCGAGGTCAGCGGCCCCTCCTGCCCCGGCACGGAGCTGCTGGCACCGCAGGGTGGTCCCTCAGCTCTCCTTCCCTCCGCAGCTCCACTACCTGCGCCTGCCCAAGGAGATCAGCGAGGACTACGTCATCCTCATGGACAGCACCGTGTCCACCGGGGCCGCGGCCATGATGGCCGTGCGCGTGCTGCTGGTGagggcgggggctgcgggcgctggggtGGGGTGCGGGGCTCTGCCGGCGCCGGCCGGGCTCTCACGGCTCGGCGTCCTGCAGGACCACGACGTGCAGGAGGACAGGATCTTCCTGCTGTCGCTGCTGATGGCGGAGATGGGGGTGCACTCCGTGGCCTACGCCTTTCCCCGCGTCCGCATCATCACCACCGCCGTGGACAAGAGGATCAACGAGGAGTTCCACATCATCCCAGGCATCGGTGAGGGCGGATGAGGGCACCGTCTGGGCCTCCAGCCCCTCACCCTGGGGTGCCCCACGGCCTCGCGGGGAGGGAACTGCAGTGGGGCCGGCGCTGCCATCGCCTCACTCTGTCCCCTCATCCTACAGGTAACTTTGGGGACAGATACTTTGGCACTGATGGCCCTTCTGCCTGGTGTGAGAGCGACGGCATGGACTGCTGAGCTGGCTGGCCATGGAGCCACCGGCCGGGCTGGCCCTGGGGCCGGCCCCTGCCCCCAGGAGGGGCTCCCTGTGCCCACCCCCCGGCACGATCCTGCCCGCAGGACGAGCCCCTCGCTGCCACCCTCTGCCTCACAGGAACAGCCACCGGCGGGGCCCATCGTCCCCTGCGAGGAGGGATGGCAGCCCACCGGAGTGGGGGGTGTTCTCACCCCCGAGACCCCTCTCTGCACCCCGGCTGGCTGCAGGACGGGGGGTGGTCTCCCCAAGGCGTGTGCCCGAGGGGCCGGTCACCCTCGTCCCTGGGGAGGAGGGGACGGGGTGCGGTGCCCTCCACGCTTCCTCCGGCCCTTGGCTGGGGGGCCGGGCAGGCTCCCTTGCTGGGATCTGTATTTATTCGTATTTATTTTGAGCAGCTGCCCAGCTGGCTCTCCGCGGGGCAGCCCAGCTACTTGAAAAACATCAGGGATTGGGGATCTCCTCAAGGAACCACCTTGTCCCCACCGATCTCACACTccatcccctccctgtccccacggGGAGCCCGAGCGGGCTCcgggctggcacagggagggcAGGGGCTGCCTTGGCCCCCACCCCGTGCCCACAGGAGCGTTTGATATTCAAACGTTCTCCCGGTGCTGTCCCAGCTCTGCGGGGGccatccccagtgcccagcatctctggggggggtgagggggccggggctgccccaAAACTGCTGCCCTTGTCGCTCAGGTTCTTTGAAGGGGCAGCAGCATCTTTGCCTCCCGCTCGGGGAACGGGAGCAGCAGCGGCTCCGGAGCGGGGTGGGGGTCCAGGGCCTGGCCCATGCCCCCCCTTGCCGGCTGCAGAGGATCCGCTgccccctccccgctgcccccgctGCCTTGTTTTGTACCCAATAAAGGAGCAGCGCGACCcctggctgctgcctctgggTGGGGACATGGATGGGCGGGGGACACTGCACAGCTACGGGGGTGTCACTGTGTGTGGGGGGAGTGGCAAGGATGACACTTCAAACTGGGGGGGTGTGCTGGAGATGTCACCGTGCATGTGGGATGGGGGTGTCACCGTGCATGTGGGGGTGTGTGCTGGGGTGTCactgcagggctgtgtgctgggggtgTCACTGTGTGTGGGGTTGTGTGATAAGGGTGTCACCATGTGCATGTGGGAGTGGTAAGGGTGACGCTTCCTGCTGGGGGTGCCACCGTGTACCGGGTGTTCAGGGTGCGTGATTGGAGTGTCAccatggggggggcggggggcgcctGTCCCCGTGCGGGCTGTCCCCATGTGGGACTGTGACACGGCTGCCACCGCGTCCGGTGCGGCGGGGGGGCCGTTCGTGCCGGCGCGTGCGCAGAGCGGCGGGCAGGGCCTGGCCGGGGCGGTCGGtgctgcggggccgggccggggcggtcggtgccgcggggccgggccggggcggtcGGTGCCGCCGTCCCGGGGCGCGGGCGCCATGGCGGAGGCCGGGCGGCCGCAGCGGAAGCTGTCCCGGGTCGGGGAGAGCCTGTACCgcgtcctggggctgcagaagggcAGCTCCCCCGAGGAGATCAAGAAGGCCTATCGGTGCGgaggggcgcggagcggggcgcggGGGGCAGGCGGCGGGGACTGCCCGGGGGGCGGTGCGGGGTGGGCACGGGGCGGCCCGTCCCACGGCCCGTGTCCCGCAGGAAGCTGGCGCTCAAGTACCACCCGGACAAGAACCCCGATGACCCGGAGGCCGCCGAGCGCTTCAAGGAGATCAACAGCGCCCACGCCACGCTGAGCGACCAGGAGAAGCGCCGGCTCTACGACCAGTACGGCTCGCTGGGGCTCTACGTGGCCGAGCAGTTCGGGGACGATGCCGTCAAGCACTATTTCCTCCTATCCAAGTGGTGGTTCCGGGTAAGCTGGGCGCTGCCCGCGCGGCGCGGGGCGGTGCGGGGACTGCGGGACGGCTCGGGTGGCTCACCGgggccgtcccgtcccgtcccgtccccgcaggccctggctctgtgctgcggtgccctcacctgctgctgctgctgctgctgctgctgcttctgctgcggGGTGTGCGGCCCGCCCAAGGAGGACGAGTCCTACAAGTACGTCGACCCCAAGGACCTGGAGGCGCAGATGCGCGCGGAGGACAGCGGTGAGTCGGGCTGAGGCCGCCTGGCTTTGTGGGGGGCTCCCCCCGTCTCGTCTTGCGTGGGGGTTGAAGCTCTGGCTTGGGGCTCAGACCTGACTTAGCTGTACCTGTTGCTTAACAGCCAGCCCTCAGTGTTTCCCATCCCGAGTGGGGCTGGTGGAGGGAGCCACCACACAGACCATGGGGATACCTTCTTCTTCCTCATTTCCCTTGGACAGGGGCTCCCTGAAGCCCCTGCAAGAGTCTGTGACCGAGAGACACTTGGGCCCTTGCCCTCTGGGACATGGAGTGTGTGACAGCAGCGTGTGCCAGGCTGGCTTCATTCCCTGGGTACTGGGCACACTGGTGCCTGTGGGGGCTGCCACTGGGTCCCTTTTGCAGGTTTCCGTGGGGTGGGCGACACTGCTGCATGGCTGTGTGCTGGTGAGAGGTTGGGAGAGGGGGAGCCTTCATGGGGTGTTGGGCCGTGCCAGATCCCTGCTCGCCGGCACCGTGGGACGGGGCTGAGCCGCTCACCTGCAGCTCTTGTTTTCCAGATCCACCCATTGTGGCACAGCCCCCACCAGCCGGCCCGGAGCCCTTGCCGTCTGTCAGCGCCAGGACCGATGCCTGAGGCTGACTGCAGTCCCTGCGGCTCCCTCAGGTCGCCGGGCAGGGATCCTCCGTTGGGACTGTCACTTTCCGGGACCCCCGTCGTGCCGCCTGTGTTGGCTCTCAAGCCTCAGGGTGGCTAGAATCTCAGGTTAATTTGGCCAGCATCGCTGCAGAGGCTGTTCTGCCCCTGCTCGAGCAGCTCCAGGGCAATGCCCTTGTCTCCCAGCACTGGTGGTGGGGGCGGCCCGAACCCCCCACTGCTGCGCCCCGTCCCCAGTGCCTGGCCCGCCGCGGTGCCCCTGTGTGGCACCGGCAGCCGGCCCGAGCGGGGACCTCTCCGGGCCAAGCTCTGCATCTCCCAAGAGGGAGCTGAGCGTTTCCAAGACCGTTAGCACTGTAACCTCCGGGGCTGGGCTGAGCCCGCTGCCCGCCCTCGCGGGGATCCTCCTGATGGGTGCTGGGTGCCAAACACTGCTTTTGGGATGGGGGTGACATCTGCTATGCCCCATCCCTCTCTGCCCTGCCATGGCCCCGGGGCACTGGCTGCACCCACGCTCACTGCTGGCAggttccctgcagggctgggccCAGGACAGGCGCTTTCCTTGGGTTTGTACAGGTTTTATGGGCACCATTAAAGGATGAGAGGAGGGGAACGCGTTTCAGTGTGGTCTCTGTCTCAGCAGGGGCTGCCCGAATGCTCCGCAGCGGGACAGGCCTGTGCCTGGTGCTGCCTgcgctggggggctgtgggtcccatgggggtggtgggatgggTGGAATGTGGAGTAGAGGATtgtagaatcatttgggttggaagagaccctcaggatcatcctgTCCAGCCATAACGCGACCAACTCTAgaaccaaaccatgtccctgagaacctcgtctaaatgccttttaaacacccccagggatggtgactccagcactgccctgggcagcctgttccaatgccccacagccctttggggaagaaattgttccccacatccaacctcaacctcccctggtgcaacttgaggctgtgtcctctgctcctggcgcttgttcctggggagcagagcccgacccccctggctccaagctcctttcaggcagttcagagatcagaaggtctcccctcagctcctgttctccagctgaaccccaggtccctaagccactcctcataagacctgTGCTGCAGTGGGGCCTCACTCACGCTCCTCACCAGTGGGTTGTGACTGGTCAGGGGTAGAGGTGAACATCAGAGAGGTGAACATCACTGTGTCCCCTGTCACCTTCCTGGGACAGGGCTGGCTCCCACACGGCTGTGCTTCCCCCATCGCTGCTGTGGTGCatggggcagcagcagcctggctgagcaccctggtcctgctggGGTGGCCGCAGGGCCTGTCCCCGCTCCTGCTGCTGACGTGCTGCGCAGCCCCGTCCTTGTCGCTGTGCTGTGTGCGGTGCGCCCGCGGGGAGCAGCTCACCTGGCCCTGGGGCTCTTCCCGGCCGCTGTTCTGGCTGAGGGCTCAGTGTGACGGTCCTGCTGTGAGGTGCTGCCCCTGGGCCCTGCGCCCTGCCTGGCCATGCTGCACGGCTCCTGCCCTGCTCTCTCGGGAGGTGTGGCAGAGCTGGACGGTGCCACCGCGTTGCAGGGGGCAGAGGGACAAAGGGGACGCAGTGATCCCTTGGCTCTTCTTTCCCGCTGCCCAGGCAGCAGCCTCTGTTTGCAGCTGCACAGGCTCTGTCTCACCCCCTAAATATAGCCAGAGTGTCGAGGTGAGCAGCAGGATGGGGATGTTCCTGGCACTGTCCCTCCCGGGCACCCTTCCACGCTGCTGTTTGGGGGGCTGGTGCTGGACGGGGTCCGTGGGGCCTGGGTGACCCTGGCCTGTGCCCACTGCCTGCGGGAGAGCCCGGCAGCTCTGCCCTGCCGGGCCCTGCTCCAGACCAGCTCTGCAGACCCCACAACCACCTGCCCCGGCCACCCAGGGTCCGGTGGGATGGGGTCCCAGCCCCTCGTCCTCCCCAGGCAGCAGGTGGTGGGGGAGCCCTGTGAAGCCCCTGAAGCGGCAGCACTGCTCATCCCGGGGGGAACGGGGCTCTGCACAGGCCAAGGGCTCAGGGGTggtttgggatgggatgggatgggatgggcatGGGGGGAGGTCCCCCCAGGGGGGTGGTGTGTGCCtcagcccctgctgccccagccgcCTGCCCGAGCCCAGTTGGGCTGCTGGTCCTGTGGGTCAGCCTGTCCCCAGGGGGCGACTGGTTCCAGGGGATCAGCCAGTCCTGCGGGGTCATCCAGGCTCTGGGGGTCAGCCGGTCCCGGGGGGTCAGCCGGTGCCGGGGGTCAGCGAGGCCGCGTCGTGGGGCCGGGGGCGCCGGTGGGGCCCCGCTGAGCGCGGCGCCGTGACTCAGTGTCACCCGACGCCGCCGACAGctgcggcggccccggcggggcgggggcggctaaAATTAGCGCGGCGCTCAGCGGGGCCGAGGCCGGGGCCGGGGCAGAGCGGGCACCGGGCGGCCGGGGCCGGAGCCGGAGCGGGGCCGTGCTGGGcagagccgggccgggccgggccgggaccGCGGCGATGAACTTCGCGGTGGGGCTGAAGCCGCTGCTGGCGGAGGCGCGGAGCATGGAGAGCCTGGAGAAGCAGCTCATCTGCCCCATCTGCCTGGAGATGTTCACCAAGCCCGTGGTCATCCTGCCCTGCCAGCACAACCTCTGCCGCAAGTGCGCCAACGACGTCTTCCAGGTGCGCCCGCACCGGCCCGCGGCCGCCGGGGGGGGCTGGAGCCGGTCCCGGCCCCGGGACGAGCCGCCGGGACCCCGGGACGAGCCGCTCCCGGTGCGGTGGGGACTGCCCGGTCGCGTCGAGGGAGGGACTCGTGtctgtgtccgtgtccgtgtccgtgtccaTGCCCGTGCCCACGCGGGGGATTCGGGGCACACGGCCGCGGGGGGAGGGCCCCGCGGGGTCTCGGCGGCGGAGCCCTGGAGGGGGCTCCTGGGGGGCTGCGGGGGTTCCGCGGCCGTGACCCGCCGCCCCCCCAGGCCTCCAACCCGCTGTGGCAGTCGCGGGGCTCCAGCGCGGTCCCGTCGGGCGGCCGGTTCCGCTGCCCGTCGTGCCGCCACGAGGTGGTGCTGGACCGGCACGGCGTGTACGGGCTGCAGCGGAACCTGCTGGTGGAGAACATCATCGACATCTACAAGCAGGAGTCGGCCAGGTGCGGACACCCCACGGCGGCAGCGGGGACCCCACGGGGGAGCGAGCCCCGCGGGTGACAGGGATCCCACGACGGGGTGGGGGGGCTGCAAGCGCAGAGCTGGAGTCGGGAGCCCATCTGGACCGTGGGGTAACAGGGACCacgaggggctgggggtgtccctgaaGGGCCAGGGATGTCCTTGGGggccaggggtgtccctggggtgtccctggggtgtctcTGGGGTAGGGGATGTCCCTCGGGTCGGAGGCTTCCCGGGGGCCGGGGGTGTCCCTTAGGGGCCGCGAGTGTCCCTGGGGTCAGAGTTGTCCCTGGGGaccgtgggtgtccctggggtcagAGTTGTCCCTGGGGATGACGGGAGTGTCCCTGGGGTTAGGGGTGTCCCTGGCACCAAGGATGTCCCTGGAGTCCGTGGTGTCTCTGGggccaggggtgtccctggggtcaggggtgtccctggcgcCAAGGGTGTCTCTGGGGTCCATGGTGTCTCTGGggccaggggtgtccctggggccaGGGGTGTTCGTGGAGgccgggggtgtccctggggtccaGACCCACCAGTCCCCCCACAGGCCCCTGCACGCCAAGGCGGAGCAGCACCTCATGTGCGAGGAGCACGAGGACGAGCGGATCAACATCTACTGCCTGCGCTGCGAggcgcccacctgctccctctgCAAGGTCTTCGGGGCGCACAAGGACTGCGAGGTCGCGCCACTGCCCGCCGTCTACCAGCGTCAGAAGGTGGGTGCCCTCGGAGGGGGATGtcgcaggggctggggggctgcccaTCCAACCGGCCCTCAcacccatcccatcccctcccagAGCGAGCTCAGTGATGGCATCGCCATGCTGGTGGCGGGGAACGACCGCATCCAGGCCATCATCACACAGATGGAGGAGATCTGCCACACCATCGAGGTGGGGGCCAGGGGGGCCTGGGGACTGCGCAGAGCCCTGAGGCCATGTGCCCATGGTGGGGACACGGCAGGACCGTGGCAGCCCCTGAGCCCGGCGCTCCTGCAGGAGAACGGCCGGCGGCAGAAGCAGCACCTGGGGCTGCGCTTCGACTCGCTGTACAGCATCCTGGAGGAGCGGAagaaggagctgctgcagagcatcgcgcgggagcaggaggagaaggtgcagCACGTGCGGGGCCTCATCCGCCAGTACGGAGACCACCTGGAGGCCTCCTCCAAGCTGGTGGAGTCAGCCATCCAGGCCATGGAGGAGCCCCAGATGGCCGTGTACCTGcaggtctgtgctggtggggccatgggggtgcagggggtcagGACTCTCTGGGGAAATGgggctgtccccaggctgtcctGGGGCACTGTGTGGGGTGACAGGTCCCTCCGGGGGTCTAGGACTGCCCCAGGGCTTTGTGGTGGGGCCGtgggtcacttggggggctgaggctgcccctcagggctgggggaggggACTGTGGTCACTTTGAAGGATCTGGGACTGCCCCCGGGTTGTGCTGTGATGAGGGTGATGTCTGGTTGATGAGGTCTCAGGTCCCATTGCTCCATGGTGACATTGAACCCCCTGCTTTCCTCCACAGCACTCCAAGGAGCTACTGAAGAAGTGagcggggctggggagcagagggctgGGCATGGGGGGCAGAGGGCTGGGGGCGCAGGAGCCGCGTGGGTGCTGGACGCTGGCAGCTCCCGGGGGGGTCTGCCTGCCCGCAGGATCATGGACATGTCCAAGGTGTCGATGAGCAGCCGCCCAGAGCCCGGCTACGAGAACATGGACCACTTCTCCATCAACGTGGACTATGTGGCTGAGATGCTGAGGACCATCGAGTTCCAGACAGGTGCGGTGCTGGGACAAGCGCTGTCGtgccctggggggtccccaggcctGCCCGGGGTGCCCAGCCCTCGCACAGGCAGAGCCCCACCACCACTTCATGTCCTGCGTGGATCTGCATCCCCTTTGCACCAGAATGGGACATGTGGCCCCTCGTCTGCTGCCCTGTGGGGTCAGgcctgccccatgtcccctctggcTCACGTCCTGCTGTGtcacgtgtccccccaccccgcgGGGTATCCCCAGGCTGAGGGGAGAGAGCCCTGGCTGACCTGTCCCCCGATCCGCAGAGCCGCTGGGTGAGGACGACGGGGACGGACCCGGGGACGGCAGCGAGGCCGCAGGGGAGGAGGAGcggctggacagcctggaggcgCCCGAAGCCGTGGAAGGTGAGACCCCGACGGGCCGTGCTGTGTcgtgctgtgctgtgccttgctgtgccgtgctgtgccatgctgtgctatgccgtgctgtgctgtgccttgctgtgcctcgctgtgccgtgctgtgctatgccgtgctgtgctgtgccttgctgtgcctcgctgtgccgtgctgtgctatgccgtgctgtgctgtgccttgctgtgcctcgctgtgccgtgctgtgctatgccgtgctgtgctgtgccttgctgtgcctcgctgtgccgtgctgtgctatgccgtgctgtgctgtgccttgCTATGCTATGCTGTGCCCTACCATGCCatcctgtgctgtgctgtgccgtaCCACGCTGTGCCATGTcatgctgtgccgtgccatgctgtgcctTACCATGCTATGCCGTGcctctgccatgctgtgccatgctgtgccctaccatgctgtgccatgctgtgccatgctgtgccatgctgtgccctaccatgctgtgccgtgctgtgccgtgctgtgccatgctgtgccctaccatgctgtgccatgctgtgccatgctgtaCCGTGCTGTGCCCTACcatgctgtgccgtgctgtgccgtgctgtgccatgctgtgccctACCATGCTGTGCCGtactgtgccatgctgtgccctaccatgctgtgccgtgctgtgccattctgtgccgtgccatgctgtgccgtgctgtgcctGGCTGCTGCGCTTGTCCCCATGGCTTCAATTGCAGTgcagggggctggggctgccgtgCCCGCGGGGGAGGCCGTGCCGTGACCAGCCCTGTGTCTGTGTGGCTGCGCTGTGGTCGCCTGTGGCTGCGCGGGTCCTGCAGCGTGCCGGGTGTCCCTGTCTCCAGCTTGTCGCTTGCTTTCCCCTGCAGATGTGGGGCCGAGGCAGAAGCCAGCGAGCTCCCCCCATGGTGAGACCCTCAAcgggatggggatggggccaggccatggggcagaggaggcacctCCTGGGGACAG is from Patagioenas fasciata isolate bPatFas1 chromosome 3, bPatFas1.hap1, whole genome shotgun sequence and encodes:
- the TRIM54 gene encoding tripartite motif-containing protein 54 isoform X1, whose translation is MNFAVGLKPLLAEARSMESLEKQLICPICLEMFTKPVVILPCQHNLCRKCANDVFQASNPLWQSRGSSAVPSGGRFRCPSCRHEVVLDRHGVYGLQRNLLVENIIDIYKQESARPLHAKAEQHLMCEEHEDERINIYCLRCEAPTCSLCKVFGAHKDCEVAPLPAVYQRQKVGALGGGCRRGWGAAHPTGPHTHPIPSQSELSDGIAMLVAGNDRIQAIITQMEEICHTIEENGRRQKQHLGLRFDSLYSILEERKKELLQSIAREQEEKVQHVRGLIRQYGDHLEASSKLVESAIQAMEEPQMAVYLQHSKELLKKIMDMSKVSMSSRPEPGYENMDHFSINVDYVAEMLRTIEFQTEPLGEDDGDGPGDGSEAAGEEERLDSLEAPEAVEDVGPRQKPASSPHGQH
- the DNAJC5G gene encoding dnaJ homolog subfamily C member 5G isoform X1, translated to MWDCDTAATASGAAGGPFVPARAQSGGQGLAGAVGAAGPGRGGRCRGAGPGRSVPPSRGAGAMAEAGRPQRKLSRVGESLYRVLGLQKGSSPEEIKKAYRKLALKYHPDKNPDDPEAAERFKEINSAHATLSDQEKRRLYDQYGSLGLYVAEQFGDDAVKHYFLLSKWWFRALALCCGALTCCCCCCCCCFCCGVCGPPKEDESYKYVDPKDLEAQMRAEDSDPPIVAQPPPAGPEPLPSVSARTDA
- the DNAJC5G gene encoding dnaJ homolog subfamily C member 5G isoform X2 yields the protein MWDCDTAATASGAAGGPFVPARAQSGGQGLAGAVGAAGPGRGGRCRGAGPGRSVPPSRGAGAMAEAGRPQRKLSRVGESLYRVLGLQKGSSPEEIKKAYRKLALKYHPDKNPDDPEAAERFKEINSAHATLSDQEKRRLYDQYGSLGLYVAEQFGDDAVKHYFLLSKWWFRALALCCGALTCCCCCCCCCFCCGVCGPPKEDESYKYVDPKDLEAQMRAEDSGFRGVGDTAAWLCADPPIVAQPPPAGPEPLPSVSARTDA
- the TRIM54 gene encoding tripartite motif-containing protein 54 isoform X2, producing MNFAVGLKPLLAEARSMESLEKQLICPICLEMFTKPVVILPCQHNLCRKCANDVFQASNPLWQSRGSSAVPSGGRFRCPSCRHEVVLDRHGVYGLQRNLLVENIIDIYKQESARPLHAKAEQHLMCEEHEDERINIYCLRCEAPTCSLCKVFGAHKDCEVAPLPAVYQRQKSELSDGIAMLVAGNDRIQAIITQMEEICHTIEENGRRQKQHLGLRFDSLYSILEERKKELLQSIAREQEEKVQHVRGLIRQYGDHLEASSKLVESAIQAMEEPQMAVYLQHSKELLKKIMDMSKVSMSSRPEPGYENMDHFSINVDYVAEMLRTIEFQTEPLGEDDGDGPGDGSEAAGEEERLDSLEAPEAVEDVGPRQKPASSPHGQH